The proteins below come from a single Malus sylvestris chromosome 3, drMalSylv7.2, whole genome shotgun sequence genomic window:
- the LOC126616490 gene encoding 60S ribosomal protein L12: MPPKFDPSQVVDVYVRVTGGEVGAASSLAPKIGPLGLSPKKIGEDIAKETAKDWKGLRVTVKLTVQNRQAKVSVVPSAAALVIKALKEPERDRKKTKNIKHSGNISLDDVIEIAKVMRNRSMAKELAGTVKEILGTCVSVGCTVDGKDPKDLQQEIADGDVEIPLD; this comes from the coding sequence ATGCCGCCAAAGTTCGATCCCTCACAGGTCGTCGACGTATACGTCCGCGTCACCGGCGGGGAGGTCGGCGCCGCCAGTTCCCTCGCCCCAAAGATCGGTCCCCTGGGTCTCTCCCCAAAGAAGATCGGAGAAGACATCGCCAAGGAGACCGCCAAGGACTGGAAGGGCCTCCGCGTCACCGTCAAGCTCACGGTCCAGAACAGGCAGGCTAAGGTCTCGGTGGTGCCGTCGGCGGCCGCCCTGGTCATCAAGGCCTTGAAGGAGCCCGAGCGCGATCGCAAGAAGACCAAGAACATCAAGCACAGCGGCAACATCTCCCTTGATGACGTCATCGAGATAGCCAAGGTTATGAGGAACAGATCCATGGCCAAGGAGCTCGCCGGCACGGTGAAGGAGATTCTCGGAACCTGCGTCTCGGTGGGCTGCACGGTCGACGGCAAGGACCCCAAGGATTTGCAACAGGAGATCGCCGACGGTGACGTCGAGATCCCTCTCGACTGA
- the LOC126614207 gene encoding uncharacterized protein LOC126614207, with translation MATAKSYYARPNYRYLTSDHQHQTLSSDFELDESDIYKSSSPEFRKPVPNSRGISSSKNRRGDAGDRSDRTCGTPSSLPVGIPDWSKILRDEYREKRRSEDDDDEADGEDDVEGGVRIPPHELLARQMARTRIASFSVHEGVGRTLKGRDLSRVRNAIWEKTGFED, from the coding sequence ATGGCGACTGCTAAGAGCTACTACGCTAGGCCGAACTACCGGTATCTCACCAGCGACCACCAGCACCAAACCCTATCGTCCGATTTCGAGCTCGACGAGTCGGACATATACAAGTCCAGCTCGCCGGAGTTCCGCAAACCGGTTCCGAACTCCCGCGGCATCTCGTCGTCGAAGAACCGGCGGGGAGATGCCGGAGACCGGTCGGACCGGACCTGCGGCACGCCGTCTTCGTTGCCGGTCGGCATTCCGGACTGGTCTAAGATCTTGAGAGATGAGTACAGGGAGAAACGGAGGAGCGAGGACGACGACGACGAGGCGGACGGCGAGGACGACGTGGAGGGAGGCGTGCGGATCCCGCCGCACGAGTTGTTGGCGAGGCAGATGGCGAGAACGAGAATCGCGTCGTTCTCGGTGCACGAAGGCGTCGGGAGGACATTGAAAGGGAGGGATCTCAGTCGGGTCCGAAATGCAATTTGGGAAAAAACTGGGTTCGAagattaa